A single genomic interval of Methanobacterium sp. Maddingley MBC34 harbors:
- a CDS encoding putative transporter (PFAM: Predicted transporter (DUF2162)), with amino-acid sequence MMDLLWQLGILSVVMVFGIKIGLAMGFAGLSKKVTAAIILGYGGGILLLTYIAGNFIDQVQRFVYAYSSVLGIAMAALILYAGFHTLKEWKIHKKDSITATCMAMIAPCPCCFGAAVAAIIIAAPMIGASAFAVGEYAAIFLMITMTVCYLISGLLGKALNKPYPVLLGNFMLFAGFYFLTSAIVIPNISTVLTQQMSPVEIPDIWTFVYALITIIVLAVAGYYISRKRSPFLDQSSTTNQK; translated from the coding sequence ATGATGGATTTACTCTGGCAACTGGGAATACTCTCAGTGGTAATGGTTTTTGGAATAAAAATTGGATTGGCAATGGGGTTTGCCGGTCTTTCAAAGAAAGTAACAGCAGCTATAATTTTGGGCTATGGTGGGGGCATATTGTTACTCACTTACATTGCTGGTAATTTTATTGACCAGGTACAAAGGTTTGTCTATGCTTACAGTTCTGTTTTAGGTATTGCAATGGCGGCTCTCATTCTTTATGCAGGATTTCATACTCTCAAAGAATGGAAAATACACAAAAAGGATAGTATCACCGCCACCTGCATGGCTATGATTGCACCATGCCCCTGTTGTTTTGGAGCAGCGGTTGCAGCAATTATCATTGCCGCACCAATGATCGGTGCTTCTGCATTTGCTGTGGGGGAATACGCTGCGATATTTTTAATGATAACCATGACTGTTTGTTACCTCATCTCAGGATTATTAGGCAAAGCATTAAACAAGCCCTATCCTGTTCTTTTGGGTAACTTCATGTTGTTTGCAGGGTTCTACTTTTTAACATCTGCTATAGTCATTCCCAACATCAGCACAGTTTTAACCCAGCAAATGAGCCCAGTTGAAATCCCGGACATATGGACATTTGTTTATGCATTGATTACCATCATTGTCCTTGCAGTGGCTGGTTATTACATATCCCGCAAACGAAGTCCTTTCCTGGATCAATCATCAACAACCAATCAAAAATAG
- a CDS encoding biopolymer transport protein (PFAM: MotA/TolQ/ExbB proton channel family), which yields MVAIPGSEMLSSALHVISQSLLIPVIVGLLAFMLYAIISFGGLISEYTNRIRISTDEIEKIISDFTNNGTSEGIKEVMDKSSVPNNYKAIIIKIASHPELGSKSREALARKLIEKEEAMAAKSLEKTDIVTRLGPTLGLMGTLIPMGPGLAALGSGDVNTLANAIIIAFDTTVVGLAAGAIAYVISKVRRRWYEEYLSNLDALCEAALEVMNHGKAQTPSYAR from the coding sequence ATGGTAGCGATTCCAGGCAGTGAAATGTTAAGCTCAGCTCTGCACGTTATATCCCAAAGCCTTCTTATACCGGTTATTGTAGGGCTTCTAGCCTTCATGCTATATGCAATTATAAGCTTTGGTGGTTTAATATCGGAGTATACTAACCGTATACGAATAAGTACGGATGAAATAGAAAAAATTATCAGTGATTTTACCAATAATGGCACATCCGAAGGAATTAAAGAAGTAATGGATAAAAGTAGTGTTCCCAACAATTATAAAGCCATCATCATCAAGATTGCATCCCACCCTGAACTGGGCAGCAAATCCCGGGAAGCACTGGCTAGAAAACTCATTGAAAAGGAAGAGGCCATGGCTGCCAAGAGTCTGGAAAAAACAGACATTGTAACCCGTTTAGGACCTACTCTGGGTTTGATGGGAACATTGATCCCTATGGGTCCAGGTCTGGCAGCACTGGGTTCTGGAGATGTTAACACTCTGGCCAATGCAATTATCATAGCCTTTGACACTACTGTTGTGGGATTGGCAGCAGGGGCTATAGCTTATGTCATATCCAAGGTCAGAAGAAGATGGTACGAGGAATACCTCTCCAATCTGGATGCTCTATGTGAAGCTGCACTTGAGGTGATGAATCATGGTAAGGCGCAGACACCGTCGTATGCTAGATGA
- a CDS encoding hypothetical protein (PFAM: Uncharacterized conserved protein (DUF2149)): MVRRRHRRMLDDSQGEDPSAGSANLVDAMLVLAVGFLIFLVMSWNMQNVVFANMTQDERQQTMEAMKQVAEINQGSELNDTPQTESGSGQGYAKKGTVYQDPNTGKLIMVQG, translated from the coding sequence ATGGTAAGGCGCAGACACCGTCGTATGCTAGATGATAGTCAGGGAGAAGACCCATCAGCAGGATCAGCCAACTTAGTGGACGCCATGCTGGTACTGGCAGTGGGGTTCCTGATATTCCTGGTAATGTCATGGAACATGCAAAACGTAGTTTTTGCCAACATGACTCAGGATGAACGTCAACAGACCATGGAAGCCATGAAACAGGTGGCTGAAATCAATCAGGGCAGTGAACTCAATGACACACCTCAAACAGAGTCAGGTTCCGGACAGGGATATGCTAAGAAAGGAACGGTTTACCAGGATCCCAATACAGGAAAATTGATTATGGTGCAGGGTTGA
- a CDS encoding glutamine synthetase (PFAM: Glutamine synthetase, catalytic domain; Glutamine synthetase, beta-Grasp domain~TIGRFAM: glutamine synthetase, type I): protein MLGSDEVIELVHEKDVEFIRLWFTDINGILKSFAITNEELENALDRGMGFDGSSITGFQDVEESDMIAMPDPETFAILPWRPQEKSVARMICDILKPNGQPYEGDPRYVLKRALEKMEKMGFDHFYVGPELEYFYFKSPEKPEPLDTGGYFDLTPLDLASDLRRDTVLALKKLGIRVEYSHHEAAVSQHEIDIRYDDALRMADNMVTYRLTVKEIATKHGVYATFMPKPLNDEYGSGMHTHQSLFNGDKNVFFDHDDPYHLSEYARSYLGGVLKYSKEITSILNPWVNSYKRLVPGFEAPVYIAWSRSNRSALVRVPQYQPGREEATRIEIRCPDPSGNPYLQLAVTLMAGLSGIEEKCNLPEPMELNLYDLNEEQRVRKGIETLPSSLQEAIGYTEKSELMRETLGPHSFKRFITLKKMEYAEFNRQVTDYEIKKYYPLL, encoded by the coding sequence ATGTTGGGTAGCGATGAAGTAATAGAACTGGTTCATGAGAAAGATGTTGAGTTTATCCGTTTGTGGTTCACTGATATAAATGGTATTCTTAAAAGTTTTGCCATCACCAATGAAGAACTGGAAAATGCTTTGGATAGGGGAATGGGTTTTGATGGCTCCAGTATCACTGGTTTCCAGGATGTTGAAGAATCAGATATGATTGCCATGCCGGATCCAGAAACTTTTGCCATTCTGCCATGGCGACCCCAGGAAAAATCGGTGGCCAGGATGATCTGTGACATCCTGAAACCTAATGGCCAACCCTATGAAGGAGACCCGCGCTACGTCTTAAAAAGAGCCCTAGAAAAAATGGAAAAAATGGGTTTTGACCATTTTTACGTTGGCCCTGAACTGGAATACTTCTACTTCAAATCCCCTGAAAAACCCGAACCACTGGACACCGGTGGTTACTTCGACCTAACACCCCTTGATCTGGCATCAGATCTCAGGAGAGACACAGTATTGGCCTTAAAAAAGCTAGGAATACGGGTGGAATATTCCCATCACGAAGCAGCGGTTTCCCAGCATGAGATAGATATACGCTACGATGATGCTCTTCGTATGGCTGACAACATGGTCACTTACCGCCTCACTGTTAAAGAAATAGCCACTAAACACGGAGTTTACGCTACATTCATGCCCAAACCCCTCAATGATGAGTACGGTTCTGGAATGCACACTCATCAATCCCTTTTTAATGGTGATAAGAATGTTTTCTTTGACCATGATGATCCTTATCATCTTTCAGAATATGCCCGTTCCTACCTGGGTGGTGTTCTTAAATATTCTAAGGAAATAACTTCTATTCTCAACCCCTGGGTCAATTCATACAAACGGCTGGTACCGGGTTTTGAAGCCCCAGTCTACATTGCATGGTCACGCAGTAATCGTTCTGCACTGGTGAGAGTTCCCCAATACCAACCAGGCAGGGAAGAAGCTACCCGTATTGAAATTCGCTGCCCTGACCCTTCAGGGAATCCATATCTCCAGCTGGCAGTTACGCTCATGGCAGGATTAAGTGGAATCGAAGAAAAATGCAATCTGCCAGAACCAATGGAGTTGAATTTGTACGATTTAAATGAAGAACAGAGAGTTAGGAAAGGAATAGAGACTTTGCCTTCCAGCTTGCAAGAAGCAATAGGTTATACTGAAAAATCCGAACTAATGAGGGAAACCCTGGGTCCTCACTCATTTAAACGCTTTATAACCTTGAAGAAGATGGAATATGCTGAATTCAACCGCCAGGTAACTGATTATGAGATTAAAAAGTACTATCCTCTGCTTTAG
- a CDS encoding hisA/hisF family protein (PFAM: Histidine biosynthesis protein~TIGRFAM: hisA/hisF family protein): MIIPVLDIKDGLAVSGKSGNRETYKPLQTVFHSSSHPLEIARALFDAGAKQLYIADLDAIEGKDYNWDLVGEINQFLPVLLDCGANDIDSVSEALRVADKVIVATETLKNMDDLHGIFCRVNRERIIVSVDVMDNKVLSKYMELDFNILRENLEKLQPSQIILLDISKVGTEKGINWKLMDEFTGLECSIILGGGITGEDMSQLDKSSVDKVLVGTALHQGQMKLFLG; this comes from the coding sequence TTGATAATACCAGTTTTAGATATAAAAGACGGACTCGCTGTTTCTGGAAAATCTGGAAACAGGGAAACATATAAACCACTTCAAACGGTTTTCCACTCTTCTTCTCATCCCTTAGAAATTGCTCGTGCTCTTTTTGATGCGGGAGCAAAGCAATTATACATTGCTGATCTAGATGCCATTGAAGGAAAAGATTATAATTGGGATTTAGTCGGCGAAATTAACCAGTTTCTCCCGGTGTTGCTTGATTGTGGGGCCAATGATATTGATTCAGTGTCTGAGGCTCTTCGAGTTGCTGATAAGGTGATAGTGGCCACAGAAACTCTAAAAAACATGGATGATCTTCATGGAATATTTTGCAGGGTTAATAGGGAACGAATCATTGTAAGTGTTGATGTGATGGATAATAAAGTCTTAAGTAAATACATGGAACTTGATTTTAACATTTTAAGGGAAAATTTAGAAAAATTACAACCCTCTCAGATAATCCTTCTGGATATTTCAAAAGTAGGAACTGAAAAAGGGATTAACTGGAAGTTAATGGATGAGTTTACCGGACTTGAATGCTCTATTATTTTAGGAGGGGGCATCACTGGGGAAGATATGTCCCAACTTGATAAAAGCAGTGTGGATAAAGTTTTAGTGGGCACTGCACTCCATCAAGGTCAAATGAAGCTTTTTTTAGGTTGA
- a CDS encoding sugar kinase, ribokinase (PFAM: pfkB family carbohydrate kinase), producing the protein MAKFLIIGPVTRDTILKSGSKCKGIGGPVYYQAGVLSSLKSDVTALVTVGKDDISLLDYFPQDIKLKPIWGRETTQFENFYPDENPNHRLQRACIPSNPIEISHLSQIDWDTFDAVLVSPLSPHDVPFKTLKYIFEQGIPVYLGVQGYLRHLKGQKVVLKPLNHYKKFLACADFLFLDEVEAGVIIGDSSLSLHEISRNLSLMGPGEVIITRGDRGSIIYSGRHDETYQIPAFPSKERVDPTGLGDSYLAAYAFRRQEVSDPHECGIFASLVSSLKLENKGAFRGNKKLIEDKRFESLSLIQ; encoded by the coding sequence ATGGCTAAATTTTTGATTATAGGTCCTGTAACTCGTGACACCATTTTAAAAAGTGGTTCAAAATGTAAAGGAATTGGAGGGCCAGTCTATTATCAGGCTGGAGTTTTATCGTCACTCAAATCAGATGTCACTGCCTTGGTGACTGTGGGAAAAGATGATATTAGTTTGCTTGATTATTTTCCTCAAGATATAAAGCTAAAGCCCATATGGGGTAGAGAAACCACTCAATTTGAAAATTTCTATCCGGATGAGAATCCTAACCACCGGTTGCAGAGAGCCTGCATACCTTCCAATCCTATTGAAATCTCACACCTTTCTCAAATTGATTGGGATACATTTGATGCGGTACTGGTTTCACCTCTTTCACCACACGATGTACCTTTTAAAACCCTTAAATACATCTTTGAGCAGGGAATACCAGTGTATTTAGGGGTCCAGGGATATCTCCGTCATTTAAAAGGTCAAAAAGTAGTTTTAAAGCCACTCAATCATTATAAAAAGTTTTTAGCATGTGCAGATTTCCTTTTCCTGGATGAAGTTGAAGCAGGGGTAATAATTGGGGATTCCTCCCTTTCTTTGCATGAAATTTCCAGGAATCTTTCTCTTATGGGTCCCGGAGAAGTTATTATCACCAGAGGAGATAGAGGATCCATTATCTATTCTGGTAGGCATGATGAGACCTATCAAATCCCTGCTTTTCCCTCAAAGGAAAGGGTGGATCCAACTGGCCTTGGTGATAGTTACTTGGCGGCTTATGCATTCAGAAGGCAGGAGGTATCGGATCCCCATGAGTGTGGAATTTTTGCTTCTCTGGTATCATCTCTAAAATTGGAAAATAAAGGAGCATTTCGGGGTAATAAAAAATTAATAGAGGATAAACGTTTTGAGTCCCTATCTTTAATTCAATAG
- a CDS encoding putative LmbE-like protein (PFAM: GlcNAc-PI de-N-acetylase), whose product MKKTFIILILAIPLILFIALFPIFSVSSNNSTDTNNTGNQNATANASSPEKVAFIIPHPDDETIGAGGTIQRIMANGSTVHFELMTSGDAVTSQLLTVTNYYKVAIPANASSADKKKLIREDSFKQVMGIFGCSNYNIQSFDDGALNSEVVFTTMENLYLKEGYTVFYTTTGDGNGDHLACQQGMQKMKEKYPNLKYRQFPIYYYHATRAATTALTNNYTDVNVNIYAAKKKSAFQVYYNIHTILNTFYPYSDGLYSISPERIYYIN is encoded by the coding sequence ATGAAAAAAACATTCATCATTTTAATCCTGGCAATACCATTGATTTTATTTATTGCATTATTCCCAATATTCTCAGTTAGCAGTAACAATTCAACCGATACAAATAACACTGGAAACCAGAATGCAACAGCTAATGCATCTTCACCTGAGAAAGTGGCATTTATAATACCCCACCCAGATGATGAAACCATTGGTGCCGGAGGAACCATCCAGAGGATCATGGCAAATGGATCTACAGTTCACTTTGAGCTTATGACTTCCGGTGATGCTGTAACCTCCCAATTACTCACTGTAACTAACTACTACAAGGTAGCAATTCCTGCCAATGCTAGTTCCGCAGACAAAAAGAAATTAATAAGAGAAGACTCTTTTAAACAAGTTATGGGCATTTTTGGTTGTAGTAATTACAATATACAGAGCTTTGATGATGGTGCCTTAAACTCAGAGGTGGTATTCACCACCATGGAAAATTTATATCTTAAGGAAGGTTACACTGTTTTCTACACCACAACTGGAGATGGGAATGGTGACCATCTGGCCTGTCAGCAGGGAATGCAGAAGATGAAAGAGAAATATCCCAACCTGAAGTACAGGCAGTTCCCTATTTACTATTACCATGCCACCAGAGCAGCTACCACCGCCCTGACCAACAATTACACAGATGTAAATGTTAACATATACGCTGCCAAAAAAAAGAGTGCATTCCAGGTTTATTACAACATACACACCATCCTCAACACATTTTACCCCTACAGTGATGGTTTATACAGTATTAGCCCTGAAAGAATTTATTATATAAATTAG